A stretch of bacterium DNA encodes these proteins:
- the era gene encoding GTPase Era, whose protein sequence is MDEISLDPTGFPVERPVPPDHRSGFVALVGRANVGKSTLLNQLVGRKVAIVSAVPQTTRTRVLGVRTTPNAQIAFIDSPGLHKPQHQMGELMNEAARSAAADADVIVVVVDASTGIGPGDVFVLEQLDPARESRPVLMALNKVDLMNKGKLLPMIERAVSEFHVRDVVPVSALSGDNCDELLKVATALLPLGPPLYPDDFVTDQDDRRFVAEIIREKLLVGLRQEVPHSVAVAIERMERRDDGLAEIHAAILVERDSQKAIVIGAHGARLKEVGTKARLELESVLGTRVFLRLWVKVREDWRDKISVLRELGMYPE, encoded by the coding sequence ATGGACGAAATCAGCCTCGATCCGACCGGCTTCCCGGTCGAACGCCCCGTTCCCCCCGACCACCGCTCCGGCTTCGTCGCCCTCGTCGGCCGGGCCAACGTCGGGAAGAGCACCCTGCTCAATCAACTCGTCGGCCGGAAGGTCGCGATCGTCTCCGCCGTGCCGCAAACGACCCGCACGCGGGTCCTCGGCGTGCGGACCACCCCCAACGCGCAGATCGCCTTCATCGACAGCCCCGGGCTGCACAAGCCGCAGCACCAGATGGGCGAGCTGATGAACGAGGCCGCGCGGAGCGCCGCGGCCGACGCCGACGTGATCGTCGTCGTCGTGGACGCCTCGACCGGGATCGGCCCCGGCGACGTCTTCGTGCTCGAGCAGCTCGACCCGGCGCGCGAGTCCCGCCCCGTGCTCATGGCCCTCAACAAAGTGGACCTGATGAACAAGGGGAAGCTGCTGCCGATGATCGAGCGCGCGGTGTCGGAGTTCCACGTCCGCGACGTCGTGCCGGTCTCGGCCCTTTCCGGCGACAACTGCGACGAGCTGCTCAAGGTCGCCACGGCGCTGCTGCCGCTCGGCCCGCCGCTCTACCCGGACGACTTCGTCACCGACCAGGACGACCGGCGCTTCGTGGCCGAGATCATCCGCGAGAAGCTGCTCGTCGGCCTGCGCCAGGAAGTGCCGCACTCGGTCGCCGTGGCGATCGAGCGGATGGAGCGGCGCGACGACGGGCTGGCGGAGATCCACGCCGCGATCCTCGTCGAGCGCGACTCCCAGAAGGCGATCGTCATCGGCGCCCACGGCGCCCGGCTCAAGGAAGTCGGAACCAAGGCCCGGCTCGAGCTCGAATCGGTTCTCGGGACGCGCGTCTTCCTCCGGCTCTGGGTCAAGGTGCGGGAGGACTGGCGGGACAAGATCTCCGTGCTGCGCGAACTCGGGATGTATCCGGAATGA
- the ybeY gene encoding rRNA maturation RNase YbeY, translated as MRVTIVAGGEAPAAAKAAARTTLGAAGKALDVGPGDVVLRFVDEEEIHALNREWRGKDRPTDVLSFPSGAVAPDGRRHIGDIALCYAVARRQASKRRHSAEREAALLALHGLIHLLGYDHETDNGEMEALERRLRRELLPPR; from the coding sequence ATGAGGGTGACGATCGTCGCGGGGGGCGAGGCGCCGGCGGCCGCGAAGGCGGCGGCCCGGACGACGCTCGGCGCGGCCGGAAAGGCGCTGGACGTCGGGCCGGGGGACGTCGTGCTGCGGTTCGTGGACGAGGAGGAGATCCACGCCCTCAACCGCGAGTGGCGCGGCAAGGACCGCCCGACCGACGTGCTGTCGTTCCCTTCGGGCGCGGTCGCGCCCGACGGCCGCAGGCACATCGGCGACATCGCCCTCTGCTACGCCGTGGCCCGCCGCCAGGCGTCGAAGCGGCGCCATTCGGCGGAGCGGGAGGCGGCGCTGCTCGCGCTGCACGGGCTGATCCACCTGCTCGGCTACGACCACGAGACCGACAACGGCGAGATGGAGGCGCTCGAACGCCGGCTGCGGCGCGAGCTGCTTCCGCCGCGCTGA
- a CDS encoding hemolysin family protein, with translation MPVPPVPAAPVDGAAALWWAAFGVALLVYLALALAVGARLVAGHLAAERVVAARGLDEPLDPGSRAWNALMLARSLAGFASVLTLALGPLRGHALLAGALGAVGVALVGRIAESALAPRAPERILRAAAPLLRLVDALLGPATTPLARAHERQVERRRGDARREDDEEAREEQLEEYIRDAEEGGILEKEESALLREIVDAGDVTVREVMTPRVEVVAVSADATLAAAAEVFSSSRHSRLLVHDGGLDQIVGVLPVRDLLPHLAPVGGDVRARSLARPALHVPATKKVLELLRELQEERQQIAVVVDEYGGTAGIVSLEDLVEEIVGEIRDEHEPDEEPIRADGKGALLVDGLVPLEEFEERTGKELTAEGVETVGGLVFARLGRLPRLGDVVEAAPGLRLEVTRLRGRRVAQVRAVRVEENP, from the coding sequence ATGCCCGTCCCTCCCGTGCCCGCCGCGCCCGTGGACGGCGCCGCCGCGCTCTGGTGGGCGGCGTTCGGCGTCGCGCTTCTCGTCTACCTCGCGCTCGCGCTCGCCGTCGGCGCGCGGCTCGTCGCCGGCCATCTGGCCGCGGAGCGGGTCGTCGCCGCCCGCGGGCTCGACGAGCCGCTCGACCCCGGCTCGCGCGCGTGGAACGCGCTGATGCTGGCGCGGTCGCTGGCCGGCTTCGCCTCCGTGCTGACGCTGGCCCTCGGGCCGCTGCGCGGCCACGCGCTGCTCGCCGGGGCGCTCGGCGCGGTCGGCGTCGCCCTCGTCGGGCGGATCGCCGAGTCGGCGCTCGCGCCGCGGGCGCCGGAGCGGATCCTGCGCGCCGCGGCGCCGCTGCTGCGGCTGGTGGACGCGTTGCTCGGCCCGGCGACGACGCCGCTGGCGCGGGCGCACGAGCGGCAGGTCGAGCGGCGGCGCGGCGACGCGCGCCGCGAGGACGACGAGGAGGCGCGCGAGGAGCAGCTCGAGGAGTACATCCGCGACGCGGAGGAGGGGGGAATCCTCGAGAAGGAAGAGAGCGCCCTCCTGCGCGAGATCGTGGACGCCGGCGACGTGACGGTGCGCGAGGTGATGACGCCGCGGGTCGAGGTCGTCGCCGTCTCCGCCGACGCGACGCTCGCCGCGGCGGCCGAGGTCTTCTCCTCCTCGCGGCACTCCCGCCTGCTCGTGCACGACGGCGGCCTCGACCAGATCGTCGGCGTGCTGCCGGTGCGCGACCTGCTGCCGCATCTCGCCCCGGTCGGCGGCGACGTGCGGGCGCGGAGCCTCGCGCGGCCCGCGCTCCACGTGCCGGCGACGAAGAAGGTCCTCGAGCTGCTGCGGGAACTGCAGGAGGAGCGGCAGCAGATCGCCGTCGTCGTGGACGAGTACGGCGGCACCGCGGGGATCGTCAGCCTCGAGGATCTGGTCGAGGAGATCGTCGGCGAGATCCGCGACGAGCACGAGCCGGACGAGGAGCCGATCCGCGCCGACGGCAAGGGAGCGCTGCTCGTGGACGGGCTCGTCCCGCTCGAGGAGTTCGAGGAGCGGACGGGGAAGGAACTGACGGCCGAGGGGGTGGAGACGGTCGGCGGGCTGGTCTTCGCGCGGCTGGGGCGCCTGCCGCGGCTCGGCGACGTCGTCGAGGCCGCGCCGGGGCTTCGGCTGGAGGTCACGCGCCTTCGCGGCCGCCGCGTGGCTCAAGTCCGCGCCGTCCGCGTCGAGGAGAATCCGTAG